From the genome of Blastocatellia bacterium:
TATACGTCGGGTGATTGAGGAGCCGGCGTTGGCTGTGGGGCTGCGCTTTGAATCCGGGTTGGTTGAACGCATCTTAAGTGATTTTGGCAACGAGCCTGGTACTCTTCCACTACTTGAGGACGCATTATTACAGTTGTACGAGCATCGTAGCAGTGACTTGCTAACGCAGCAGGCTTATGACCAAATTGGGGGTGTGAAAGGCGCACTGGCCAAGAGGGCCGAAGATATATACAACCGGTTCACTCCAAAAAAGCAAGAGATTACGCGCCGCCTTTTGTTGCGTTTGACTCAGCCTGGGGATGGAACTGCCGATACACGACGCCGTGCCACAAGAGCAGAACTGTGGTCGCAGGCCGAAGAAAGGCAAGATGTAGATAAGGTGATAGAGGCGTTGACCAAATCACGCCTGATTTCGATAAGTAAGGTGGCTGACGGGCCTGAACAAGTGGATGTTGCACACGAAGCGTTGATTCGCGGTTGGCCTCGATTAGGTGGGTGGATAAATGAAGATCGTGCTGGACTCCGCTTGCATCGCCGTTTAACAGAAGCAGCAATGGAATGGGAACGCGATAACCGTGCGGAGGATTACCTGTATCGCGGCCTTAAACTAGCGCAGGCTGTGGAATGGCGAAGGGGTCATGAGGCGGCATTGAATGAAATCGAGCGCGAATTCTTAAATGCCAGCGTAGGGAGGGAGAATAGAGCAGACGAAGAAGAGAAAGAACGACAGCAACGCGAACTTGAAGCAGCCAAGAAAATCGCCGAGACTGAAACACATCGGGCTGAAACAGAACGAAAATCGCGCTTACGGTTGCGCTGGTTCTCAATAATCCTTCTCATCCTCTTGCTGGGCGCGGTATCACTGGCGATGTTTGCAATTCAGCAACGTAACCGCGCTAATGAAAATGCAAAGCGCAGTACCTTACTGCTCTATGCAGCGAATCTAAACCTAGCCAAGAGTGCCTTCGATGAAAAGCGGTGGATGAGAGGGTTTGATTTACTTGAAGGATACATACCGCAAGATGGGATGACTGATCAGGATGATCTACGCGATTTTTATTGGCGTCATCTTTGGCATCTGACTCATAACGAGAAGATGACGCTGGAAGGAAAAGAACAGAATGCTGACGTGGTGGCCTTCACGAGTGATGGGAAGATATTGGCAATGGGGAACTCTGACGGAACAGTGATACTGTGGGATGTCAAAGCTAAACGAGAAATAAGTAGGTTTGACAGTCAATCAGAGGGCATTGAGTCCGTGAGGTTTCTTGAGAATGACAACGTGCTTGCGAGCAGTAGTATAACTGGAAAGATAGAACTATGGAATATAAAAACCGAGCAAGAGGTAACAACATTCAATGTAGCAGACATAGAAGTGACCGAGGATGAAAATAGCTCGGTCGTTTTTTCGCCGGATGGGAGAATACTAGCAAGCACTGTCGTAGTAATTGAACATTGCGGTGAGTGCGGTATAGACCTATGGGATATAAAAAGTGGGAAGAAAAAGGCAACTCTTAAAGGGCATACGCAAAACATCTATGCAATGGCATTTTCGCCTGATGGGAAAACCTTGGCCAGCGGAAGTGCTGACCAAACTATTAAGATATGGGACTTGAACACGGGACATGAATTGGCGACATTGCGGGCCGAAGAGTGGGTTCGTTCGATAACTTTTTCCCCTGATGGGAAGGTTCTGGCAAGCGGTGGAATGACCGGAACAGTTAGTCTTTGGGATGTTCGTAGCCATCGTGAATTGGTGCAGTTGAAAGGGCATTCAGGCATTGTGAGGGTTGTAGAATTCTCGGCAGATGGAAAGCTGTTGGCGAGTGGGTGTGATGATGCCACTATAAAACTTTGGGATGTACAAAATAGGCAAGAGTTAAGGACATTAAAGAGTCATATAGAAACCATTAATTCAATAGTATTTTCACCTGATCGGAACATAGTGGCATCCGCAAGCGGCGACGGATGTGTAAAACTGTGGGAAATAAAGACTATTGAAGAATCAACGATGTTAAAAGACCACAAAGGACAAATGTGGCATGTCGCCTTTTCACCTGATGGCCAGATGGTTGCAGGTGGAACTGAGGATGGCTCGGTAGTGCTTTGGGATGTAAAGGAAGGCCATGAGGTGGCAACGTTTAGCGGGCACGACAACCCGATTAATGTAGTAGCTTTTTCACCTGATAGCAAGATTTTGGCTAGTGGTGATAGAGGGAACGTTTACCATAGTTCGAAACAAGGAAGAATAAAGCTATGGAATGTGCAAAGCGGACGGGAATTCTCGACGTTAATAGGACATACAGGTGCAATTCTTTCGCTGGCCTTTTCATCCGATGGCAAAACTTTGGCAAGCGGCGATAGCGACAACACCATAATAATTTGGAATGTGATAACCGGACACGAGGTTAGTAGATTGGCGGGGCACAAGAATTCAGTCAGTGCGGTAGCATTCTCTCCCGATGATAGAAACCTATTGAGTGCAGGTGATGATGGAACGATAAAGATTTGGGATGTGAATCAAGGTTTGAATTTGATGACATTGAAAGGCCCGGACGAAGTAGAAGTTTATGCAGCCGCTTTTTCTCCGCGTGGGGATATGGTGGCCAGCGGTGGTAAGGATAAGACAATAAGACTTTGGGACGTAAGAAGCAGGAAGGAAGTAGCTATATTGAAAGGGCATGAAGAAGCAATCCGTTGGATAGTATTTGCTCCTGACGGAAAATCGTTGGCCAGTGCGAGTAGCGATGGGACAGTAAAATTGTGGGATGCGCGGAGTGGACAAGAGCTAGTAACACTGCATAAGGGAGTTTGGGGAGACAGCGTTCATGGTCTATCTTTTACGAAAGATGGAAGATTATTAAATTGTGTGAGTTCAGATTGGGTGATTAGATTCTATTATGCAGCGACAGACGAAGAGGTGGCCAACCAAAGAACCAAGAGGACTGAGGCACATCTATTAGGAGATAGCACAGAGTGAAGTTCAACCTAGAATGCCGAGAGCTGAGTACGCTTTGGAAATCTGTATGATTGTCACATGGATTGTCACATAACCCCCATTCAAAACGCTGAAAAACGGCATAAAACGTGGTGGTACGCTATAGCCGAGGCGTAGCCCTACAAGCGCGACAAGTCCTTTGCAGTCAAGCGACTACAAAGGACTTGTTAGCACAGAAGAGTACGCACTAGGATTCGTCTTCGTGTTTTGACACGGTAGGGGTCTGCGGTTCAAATCCGCACGCGCCTATTTCTTTTATTTCAGGTATTCCAAACACTTAACCTGCCTTAATCCCTTTCAATAAAGCGTCGGTAGATGTGAGTAAGTAGCGATCAGCAGGGTCGGGGGAGGGCTCTAAACCGAAGACCAACCGTCCTTGCTCGTCTCACTTCGGCGCATATTTGTTGCGGTCATTCACGAGAGACAAAATAGCGTCCCGCCAGTTAGACGCACAGTGTTCTAGGGTGCGGCTTGACAGCACGTAGTGCTGAGACCTCCGCCCCAAATCCTTGCGCAACGAATCAACCGTCAGCAATAGCTCCAGGGCCTCAAGCCAATCCTTGTTGTCATTTGCCACGAGGTAACCTGTCTCCATGTGCCGGACGGTTTTTTCATAAGGCGGCACGCGGCTATAGATGCCCGGGATGCCGATGATGCTATAGTCCAAAAATTTTATGTCCGACTTACAGCGCGTGAAGGGGGTGTCTTCGAGCGGCGCTATGGCCAGGTCCCACCAGACGTTTTCCGACATCCACTTCATGAAAGCCGGGTACTCGACATTATCTCCCACATCGAGTTGCCGCACCGGCAGGCCATCGAATAAATCAAGAACAGCCTGGTCGGCTATGCCGCCCACCAGTTGAAACTCGACTTCGTCTTTGTGCTTTCTGAGAGTTTCGCGCACCGCCTGGAGGACCATCATCAGGTCTGAGTCGTGCGTGAGGGTTCCCATAAATCCGATCAACTTGCGGCCGTTCCCGCCGCGCGATTCGTTCTCCCCTGACGGCCTGCTTGAGACCAGCCGCTCGTCGAGCGCGTTCGGCACGACTTCGATGCGGTCATTGAAGCGCGACATTCGCTCTTTCAAAGGACCGGTCGAGACAATCAGCCCGTCGGCTTCGCGCGCGAGGTAGCGCACGACCATCATCTCTTCGGTCGTGAAGGCGTAACGCACCGGGCCTTGAACCCTCAAGTCAAGCAGGTTGTCGTCTATGGTGTAAATCAGACGCGACCGATCTGCGCGCGCGCGCTTGACGTATTGTTCGGCCAGTCGAAGCGTCATGCTCGGTTTTACGGTGCGTTCGATGATCACAACTTCCGCAGGTTCGTATTCCAGCCCCCAGCTCAACTGGAACGCGCCTTCAATGGTTGGGTGAGTGAGCGGGCGAAGAAGTCGGATGTAGCCTGACCCGTGAGGCCGCAAGTCATTGCTGTGCTCGTAAAGAATGTGGACTTTTAACATCTCGTTGATAGTCCTTAACCTTCTGCCGCGAACAAGGCGCTCAGGATGTTGAAAGCGGCCCGCTCAGGAAAGAATTGACAGACGTCATACATTGCCTGATGTTGAATTTGCGCGCGTAGCTTCGCATCCATAATCAATCGCTGCACGGCGTCGAGGCAGGCTTGCTGCGAAGCGGTGTTGACCATGAGGCTGTTTTCTTCATGACGCGCGAAGCTTGCAGCCCCGCCGCTTTCGGGCAGGATGACCGCCGCGCCGCAGGCCATAGATTCGAGCGCCGTCAATCCCATAGCCTGGAAAGTTGAGAAATCCACGAACATATCAACTTCGTTCAAAAGAAAAGCGAGTTGTGGCCTGGTCAAGACACCTGCGTTGCGCCAAGCGAAATCTTGCGGCAGCTCGCCGAACTCCGGATCGTTCGAGTCGCACCCGAACAAAATGATTTGCAAGTTGTCCTTGTGCATCCCATAGATCTCTCTCAGCACCTCCATGGTCAGACGTGGGTTGCGCCGGGGGGTGCTAGGCCGAATCATCGCAGCTATCCGCAGCGGCCGCGCGGGCCAGTCCCCGTCTCGGCGGTGGCGCGGTCGGTGAAGGTCCGTGTCAACGCTCGGCCCGACGACAGAACAATCCACCCTTATCTCTTTCTTAATGGTGTCGCGGTTCCACTCGGTCTTCGTCACGCGCACAAGGTCCGTGTAGCGCGTATAAGAATTCCACGCGGTTCTGAAAGCCGCAGTCCCCTCCGGGAAGAATCGCGGCTCGAAATCCTGAATGTAGTAGCCCCTGACCGGAAGTTGCGGGACCGGGGTTAGTGGATCGAGCCAGTCAACCGTCCCGCTCATTGCGGCGACGACCGCATCGTAATCGGCAAATAGGGCCGGTATGTATTGTTCGTTTTCCACGTCCACGAGAGGGAGCGTGACCCCTGAGTAGATTCGCTCAAACGCAGCGCGCCGGGCGGTGAGCGTCAGTATCCGCACGTCGACGCCCATTTTCTGCATGGCCGTGCCTTCCTGGATGATGACGTTAGCTCCCCCGGCGGGTTCCAGCAGCGGCAGGATGAAGAGCACGCGCTTGCCTTCCCATTTTGATTGGCCCTTTTCGATAATCTCTTGCCGCTCATGAATGAAGCGGCTGCGCGCGCGCACGC
Proteins encoded in this window:
- a CDS encoding glycosyltransferase, coding for MLKVHILYEHSNDLRPHGSGYIRLLRPLTHPTIEGAFQLSWGLEYEPAEVVIIERTVKPSMTLRLAEQYVKRARADRSRLIYTIDDNLLDLRVQGPVRYAFTTEEMMVVRYLAREADGLIVSTGPLKERMSRFNDRIEVVPNALDERLVSSRPSGENESRGGNGRKLIGFMGTLTHDSDLMMVLQAVRETLRKHKDEVEFQLVGGIADQAVLDLFDGLPVRQLDVGDNVEYPAFMKWMSENVWWDLAIAPLEDTPFTRCKSDIKFLDYSIIGIPGIYSRVPPYEKTVRHMETGYLVANDNKDWLEALELLLTVDSLRKDLGRRSQHYVLSSRTLEHCASNWRDAILSLVNDRNKYAPK
- a CDS encoding TIR domain-containing protein, which translates into the protein MGLPVLVILTFGIAMSENRLNRSQPPSSDQQYDAFLSHNSQDKPAVELLARKLEDEAGLKTWLDKWNLIPGDPWQEAIEEALTRSLTCVVFLGPSGFGAWHHEEMRNALDLRVSNFNNKLRVIPVLLPGSIMPERSKLPSFLARLTWVDFRAGLENNESFHRLVAGIRRVVPGRMDITPSPVVICPYRGLEVFDEAHAPFFFGREAMTQHLVETMRQTRFLAVLGPSGSGKSSLARAGLLPKLRAGALPFSNRWKFVKFRPGYRPIEALATCVLAENISAAPVEDLIERLSTAKNGLHLEVQLYLTKQFADAEREKARCVILVDQFEEIFTLCQDEQEKLKFIENLRYAGFIEGGQTVIVLTMRADFLPQAAQYVTLAEIISDHQFLVSPFDEADIRRVIEEPALAVGLRFESGLVERILSDFGNEPGTLPLLEDALLQLYEHRSSDLLTQQAYDQIGGVKGALAKRAEDIYNRFTPKKQEITRRLLLRLTQPGDGTADTRRRATRAELWSQAEERQDVDKVIEALTKSRLISISKVADGPEQVDVAHEALIRGWPRLGGWINEDRAGLRLHRRLTEAAMEWERDNRAEDYLYRGLKLAQAVEWRRGHEAALNEIEREFLNASVGRENRADEEEKERQQRELEAAKKIAETETHRAETERKSRLRLRWFSIILLILLLGAVSLAMFAIQQRNRANENAKRSTLLLYAANLNLAKSAFDEKRWMRGFDLLEGYIPQDGMTDQDDLRDFYWRHLWHLTHNEKMTLEGKEQNADVVAFTSDGKILAMGNSDGTVILWDVKAKREISRFDSQSEGIESVRFLENDNVLASSSITGKIELWNIKTEQEVTTFNVADIEVTEDENSSVVFSPDGRILASTVVVIEHCGECGIDLWDIKSGKKKATLKGHTQNIYAMAFSPDGKTLASGSADQTIKIWDLNTGHELATLRAEEWVRSITFSPDGKVLASGGMTGTVSLWDVRSHRELVQLKGHSGIVRVVEFSADGKLLASGCDDATIKLWDVQNRQELRTLKSHIETINSIVFSPDRNIVASASGDGCVKLWEIKTIEESTMLKDHKGQMWHVAFSPDGQMVAGGTEDGSVVLWDVKEGHEVATFSGHDNPINVVAFSPDSKILASGDRGNVYHSSKQGRIKLWNVQSGREFSTLIGHTGAILSLAFSSDGKTLASGDSDNTIIIWNVITGHEVSRLAGHKNSVSAVAFSPDDRNLLSAGDDGTIKIWDVNQGLNLMTLKGPDEVEVYAAAFSPRGDMVASGGKDKTIRLWDVRSRKEVAILKGHEEAIRWIVFAPDGKSLASASSDGTVKLWDARSGQELVTLHKGVWGDSVHGLSFTKDGRLLNCVSSDWVIRFYYAATDEEVANQRTKRTEAHLLGDSTE